One genomic window of Solanum dulcamara chromosome 10, daSolDulc1.2, whole genome shotgun sequence includes the following:
- the LOC129870753 gene encoding leucine-rich repeat extensin-like protein 2, translating to MKIPAHRHSNMLYVLSLLLCLGAFFIIYTDARKLSEMSESSQEIIKINGLKHLDMYLPLAGSSNSGPYVIGSPFNLPPYDSLPPVPNTPTPFCVNPPPATGNYGPIVNPPPSPSSSSTIIPSPPPQFLPPVIIPNTPLNPPQYFPPNNPPTNVPSPTQPIFSPPYYYEPSPPSYVPISPPSYVPISPPTGLFLPPVVYPPPAVPPPPHLASAMALWCVAKPSVPDPIIQEAMNYACASGADCDQIMPNGSCYQPDTLFAHASYAFNSYWQRTKVAGGTCDFGGTAILVTVDPSFDGCQFIYY from the exons ATGAAAATACCAGCTCATCGTCACTCCAATATGCTATACGTTTTAAGCCTTCTTTTGTGTCTTGGAGCTTTCTTTATCATATATACTG ATGCTAGAAAATTAAGTGAAATGTCAGAAAGTTCACAAGAAATTATCAAAATCAATGGGTTGAAACACTTGGACATGTATTTGCCTTTGGCTGGTTCATCCAATTCAGGACCCTATGTTATTGGTTCTCCCTTCAATTTACCACCTTATGATTCTCTTCCTCCAGTACCAAATACCCCTACTCCTTTTTGTGTTAATCCACCTCCAGCCACTGGCAATTATGGCCCAATTGTAAACCCACCTCCAAGCCCATCATCATCATCCACTATCATCCCTAGCCCACCCCCACAATTTCTTCCTCCCGTAATCATTCCCAACACACCACTTAACCCACCCCAATATTTTCCACCTAATAATCCTCCCACAAATGTTCCTAGCCCAACACAACCTATTTTTAGTCCACCTTATTATTATGAGCCTAGTCCACCAAGTTATGTCCCAATTAGTCCACCAAGTTATGTCCCAATTAGCCCACCTACAGGGCTTTTCCTACCACCAGTGGTCTATCCACCTCCAGCTGTGCCTCCGCCACCACACCTCGCGTCCGCCATGGCACTATGGTGTGTGGCAAAACCATCAGTACCAGACCCAATAATCCAGGAAGCCATGAATTATGCATGTGCATCTGGAGCAGATTGTGATCAGATTATGCCCAATGGATCATGTTATCAGCCTGATACTTTATTTGCACACGCATCTTATGCCTTCAATAGCTATTGGCAGAGAACAAAAGTGGCTGGTGGCACTTGTGACTTCGGGGGGACAGCCATACTTGTCACTGTGGATCCTA GTTTCGATGGATGCCAATTCATCTACTATTGA